The Sporomusa termitida genome has a window encoding:
- a CDS encoding TonB-dependent siderophore receptor yields the protein MRRKQAKLLFYGTLTIALSLGPQGLALAAEAAGLQAEHQVDEAEPVPMTELEVEEKRKQELALGQPPDAEGITNYVVTRSSTGSKTEAETKDIPQTITAIGQKVIAEQHAHTVAAVLSNVAGVNTGTGVWNPHDNLNPSFSIRGFEANNYYYDGLYDPLGVGGWTGNLDRVEVLKGPSSLFFGELQPGGVINYITKKPVTEETYSLGLEYGSRGSRSVNLDASVPLTQDGKWLSRTIISTDRLAQFQKDVNNKHFNGSLIVQGQPRSDTTYTFEAQYNHYDIAGGYTGSLPVIGTIAAPYGLVPYDANYYDPSQRHYFIGRALNARVDHQLNDIWTITSALRYSSTHNDRSYIGDESWVDGDYTSGKIASYYSWNIFKADAYAWDTTANAKFTAGGVDHHVALGYEWSRYKQTWPISADAELTPVDYLNPVFAPRPAVEASPWRSTSRYRHSVYVSDTAAVSNRLKVAGGISHSSYTETVDGSGGSASATTYRIGSTYESAPGLTWFIGYGTSFDYNASRNISVGGQIIGVQAFQPKKGRQLEGGVKYNISDQASMTLSRYNIQQTNIIVNLGTTANTDYQLIGEQESRGYELDLSYQLQPGWNLLAAYAKNDSTVTRNPQRPAWVGKQFVAVPRQTFKLWSTYEIQAGAWKGLGFGGGITHVSKRPFNNLNTIWVPGYNVIDAVVFYKPAAWKYSLNVYNLTNKKYYAAQTGVSVYAGAPRSFTLRAERSF from the coding sequence ATGAGGCGAAAACAGGCGAAACTGTTGTTTTATGGTACGTTAACGATTGCTTTGTCACTGGGGCCGCAAGGGCTAGCCCTGGCGGCAGAGGCTGCGGGGCTGCAGGCTGAACATCAGGTTGATGAGGCTGAGCCGGTGCCGATGACGGAATTGGAAGTTGAGGAAAAAAGAAAGCAGGAACTGGCCCTTGGTCAGCCGCCTGACGCGGAAGGTATAACCAATTATGTGGTCACCCGCAGTTCCACCGGCAGCAAAACAGAGGCGGAAACGAAGGATATCCCCCAGACGATTACCGCAATCGGGCAGAAAGTCATTGCGGAGCAGCACGCTCATACAGTGGCCGCAGTACTGTCAAATGTCGCCGGTGTGAATACGGGTACTGGGGTGTGGAATCCCCATGACAATTTAAATCCGTCCTTCTCTATTCGCGGTTTTGAAGCCAATAACTATTATTATGACGGTTTGTACGATCCGTTAGGTGTCGGCGGCTGGACCGGCAACCTGGATCGCGTGGAAGTGCTGAAGGGGCCCAGTTCATTGTTTTTTGGCGAGCTGCAGCCCGGCGGGGTTATTAATTATATTACCAAAAAACCTGTAACGGAGGAAACCTATTCCCTCGGGCTGGAGTATGGTTCCCGGGGCAGCAGAAGCGTAAATTTGGATGCCTCCGTTCCGCTTACACAGGATGGCAAATGGTTGTCGCGGACGATTATTTCGACAGACCGCCTGGCGCAATTTCAAAAAGATGTCAACAATAAGCATTTCAATGGCAGTCTGATTGTGCAGGGCCAGCCGCGCAGCGATACTACCTATACGTTCGAGGCCCAGTATAATCATTACGATATTGCCGGCGGCTATACCGGCAGTTTGCCCGTTATCGGCACCATTGCCGCGCCGTACGGCCTCGTCCCCTATGACGCAAATTATTATGATCCCAGCCAGCGTCATTATTTTATCGGGCGGGCGCTCAATGCCAGGGTGGATCACCAGTTGAATGATATTTGGACAATTACTTCGGCGCTGCGCTACAGCAGCACCCACAATGACCGGAGTTACATCGGCGATGAAAGCTGGGTTGACGGCGATTATACGAGCGGAAAAATTGCATCTTATTATAGCTGGAATATTTTTAAAGCCGACGCTTATGCGTGGGATACCACCGCCAATGCCAAATTTACGGCGGGAGGAGTAGATCACCATGTGGCCCTGGGATATGAATGGTCCCGGTACAAGCAAACCTGGCCAATATCGGCCGACGCAGAGCTTACCCCGGTGGATTACCTCAATCCGGTATTTGCTCCGCGGCCTGCGGTGGAGGCAAGCCCCTGGCGCTCAACGTCCAGGTACCGGCACAGCGTCTATGTGTCGGATACAGCCGCTGTTTCCAACCGGCTGAAGGTCGCCGGCGGAATCAGCCATTCATCCTATACGGAGACCGTTGACGGCAGTGGCGGCAGTGCATCGGCCACGACCTACCGCATCGGCTCAACCTATGAGTCGGCACCCGGGCTGACCTGGTTTATTGGCTATGGTACATCGTTTGATTATAACGCGTCACGAAACATCAGCGTTGGCGGACAAATTATCGGCGTGCAAGCCTTCCAACCGAAAAAAGGCCGCCAGCTGGAAGGCGGCGTCAAATACAATATTAGCGATCAGGCCAGTATGACTTTGTCCCGTTACAACATCCAACAGACAAACATCATTGTCAATCTGGGAACTACTGCCAATACTGATTACCAGTTAATTGGCGAACAGGAGAGCCGGGGCTATGAACTGGATCTTAGCTACCAGCTGCAACCGGGCTGGAATTTGTTGGCGGCATATGCCAAAAATGATTCAACGGTGACCAGGAATCCGCAGCGTCCGGCCTGGGTTGGCAAACAGTTCGTGGCCGTGCCCAGGCAAACATTCAAATTGTGGTCAACTTACGAAATACAGGCCGGCGCCTGGAAGGGCCTGGGCTTCGGCGGCGGTATAACCCATGTGAGCAAACGGCCTTTCAACAATCTTAACACAATCTGGGTTCCCGGCTACAACGTTATCGATGCGGTTGTCTTTTATAAACCCGCTGCCTGGAAATATTCGCTGAATGTATACAACCTGACCAATAAAAAGTATTATGCGGCCCAAACCGGCGTGTCGGTATATGCAGGTGCACCCCGCAGCTTTACCTTAAGAGCGGAGAGGTCTTTTTGA